The proteins below are encoded in one region of Parus major isolate Abel chromosome 7, Parus_major1.1, whole genome shotgun sequence:
- the GBX2 gene encoding homeobox protein GBX-2, which produces MSAAFQPSLMMMQRPLGSSTAFSIDSLIGSPPPPAPGHFVYTGYPMFMPYRPVVLPPPPPPPPALPQGALPPALPPAHPHHHQLPSLPSGFCSSLAQGMALTSTLMATLPGTFPASPQHQEAARKFAPPGNFEKAEGIPPDGGGEDGKGFLGKDGALLPFPAADAVQASLAGALRGQGKEDPKAEEDAKGKEESFSMDSDLDYSSDDNIPGQAAHKEEDSGNALEENPQNPPNSANTTSTGKNRRRRTAFTSEQLLELEKEFHCKKYLSLTERSQIAHALKLSEVQVKIWFQNRRAKWKRVKAGNANSKTGEPSRNPKIVVPIPVHVSRFAIRSQHQQLEQARP; this is translated from the exons ATGAGCGCGGCTTTCCAGCCCTCGCTGATGATGATGCAGCGCCCGCTGGGAAGCAGCACGGCCTTCAGCATCGACTCGCTGATCGGCAGCCCCCCTCCGCCCGCCCCCGGGCACTTCGTGTACACCGGCTACCCCATGTTCATGCCCTACCGGCCCGTggtgctgccgccgccgccgccgccgccgcccgcgctGCCGCAGGGAGCGCTGCCCCCCGCGCTGCCCCCCGCGCACCCGCACCACCACCAGCTGCCCAGCCTGCCCTCCGgcttctgctccagcctggcccagggCATGGCGCTCACCTCCACGCTCATGGCCACGCTGCCCGGCACCTTCCCCGCCTCCCCGCAGCACCAGGAGGCCGCCAGGAAGTTCGCGCCCCCCGGGAACTTCGAGAAAGCCGAGGGGATACCCCCGGACGGCGGCGGCGAGGATGGGAAAGGCTTCCTGGGCAAGGACGGGGCGCTCCTGCCCTTCCCCGCCGCCGACGCCGTCCAGGCTTCCCTCG CCGGAGCTCTCCGGGGACAGGGCAAGGAGGATCCCAAAGCGGAGGAGGACGCGAAAGGCAAGGAGGAAAGTTTCTCCATGGACAGCGATCTCGATTATAGCTCGGACGACAACATCCCCGGCCAGGCGGCTCACAAGGAAGAGGACTCTGGCAACGCGCTGGAGGAAAACCCCCAGAACCCCCCCAATTCCGCCAACACCACGTCCACGGGCAAAAACCGGCGGAGGCGAACAGCCTTCACCAGcgagcagctgctggagctggagaaggagttTCACTGCAAAAAGTACCTGTCCCTGACAGAGAGGTCCCAGATCGCTCACGCCCTCAAACTCAGCGAGGTGCAGGTGAAAATCTGGTTCCAGAACAGGCGGGCAAAATGGAAACGGGTCAAGGCGGGCAACGCCAACTCCAAGACAGGGGAACCTTCCCGAAACCCCAAGATCGTGGTGCCCATCCCGGTGCACGTCAGCAGGTTCGCGATCAGGAgtcagcaccagcagctggagcaagCCCGACCCTga